The sequence ATCCCTGGGATTCTCGTCAATCACCCGATTAAAGTCAGCGATCGCGGCCTGATACTCTCTTAAGTATAAATAATCTAAAGCGCGTAACCCATAAACTTGACTATTTTCGGGCTGGATTTCCAGCACTTCTGTAAAATCTTCCACCGCACCAACGTAATCCTCATTCCGGTGACGGGCAATCCCTCGGGCTGTATAAGCATCCACTAACTTTGGATCTAACTCGATCGCCCGGGTCAAATCGGCGATCGCCCCCTCGTAGTCTTCCTCCTCCAACTTCTGCACCCCCTCCGTCAAGAAATCTTGAGGGCGAGTTTGGGCAACTGCCTCCGGGACCCCCAATATCGGCAATACCCCCGGACCTCCCATCAGGGCGATCGTCAGTCCTAAAGCAGGAAAAACAGCATTTAGCGTTCGGTTCATCAGGATTTTAAGAGAGACTGCAACCCTTCAACAAGTCGCTCACAGTGAGCCTTTTCGTGAGTTGCCATCACCGTCACCCGAATCCGACTGGTTGGGACCGTCGGGGGACGTACAGCACCCACTAAAATACCGGCAGCTTTGAGTCCCTCCCCCACGGCTAAAACCGTTTGAGCATCAGGGACTTGCAAACACAGAATCGGGGACTCTGAGGGCAGTAACCGCGATGCCACTGAGGGTACACTCTCTACCAGCAACTGTTTAAGGTACTTGACATTTTGCCACAATTTAGCCCGTCGTTGCGGTTCCTGATTCACAATTGCGATCGCCTCTAACCCCGCTGCCGTATCTGCCGGGGAAAGTCCCGTGGTATAAATCCAACTCCCCGCCCGATTTCGCAGAAAATCAATTAACGGTGCAGTTCCTGCCACATATCCCCCCAAACTCCCTAATGCCTTACTTAGGGTTCCCATCTGAATCAACCCCCGCCCGGTACATCCCAAATATTCCACCGCCCCCGCACCCCGGGTTCCCAGCACCCCCGTCCCATGCGCCTCATCCACTAACAGCATACAGCCATAAGTTTCAGACAATTCTACTACTTTAGATAGAGGACATAAATCCCCGTCCATGCTAAAAACCGTATCGGTCACAATTAAGCAGCGCCGATAAGC is a genomic window of Laspinema palackyanum D2c containing:
- the bioF gene encoding 8-amino-7-oxononanoate synthase — encoded protein: MSTNPYGWIEESLRTIHRAKWYRSVQEIMGRPGAVVRIDGQELINFASNDYLGLAGDIRVITAAIEATQLYGTGATGSRLITGHRPIHRELEQAIASLKQTEDAIVFSSGYLANLGAISALVGKRDLILSDQYNHASLKNGAILSGAMVLEYEHGDVEGLKFLLESHRNAYRRCLIVTDTVFSMDGDLCPLSKVVELSETYGCMLLVDEAHGTGVLGTRGAGAVEYLGCTGRGLIQMGTLSKALGSLGGYVAGTAPLIDFLRNRAGSWIYTTGLSPADTAAGLEAIAIVNQEPQRRAKLWQNVKYLKQLLVESVPSVASRLLPSESPILCLQVPDAQTVLAVGEGLKAAGILVGAVRPPTVPTSRIRVTVMATHEKAHCERLVEGLQSLLKS